In Carassius auratus strain Wakin unplaced genomic scaffold, ASM336829v1 scaf_tig00214657, whole genome shotgun sequence, one genomic interval encodes:
- the LOC113092560 gene encoding tribbles homolog 2-like, with amino-acid sequence MNIQRSSPINISRYGRSRHKTHDFEELSCLRTAESNQSFSPNLGSPSPPETPDSSHCISCIGNYLLLEPIEGDHVFRATHLHSGEELVCKVFDVSRYQESLAAYFVLGTHEHINQIVEILLGDARAYVFFESSHGDMHSFVRTCKKLREEEAARLFHQIASAVAHCHDNGLVLRDLKLRKFVFKNEDRSLVKLESLEDTYLLEGGDDSLSDKHGCPAYVSPEILNANGSYSGKAADVWSLGVMLYTILVGRYPFHDVEPSSLFSKIRRGQFSIPETLTPKARCLIRSILRREPAERLTSREILDHPWFSASGGSASHGRGERELDQMVPEANMEEELEQFFS; translated from the exons ATGAACATACAGCGATCCAGTCCCATTAACATTTCGCGTTATGGGAGATCGAGGCACAAAACACACGACTTTGAGGAGCTATCTTGTCTAAGGACTGCAGAATCCAACCAGAGTTTCAGTCCCAATTTAGGATCTCCCAGCCCTCCCGAGACCCCTGACTCCTCTCACTGCATTTCTTGCATTGGCAATTACCTTTTGTTGGAGCCTATTGAGGGAGACCACGTTTTCAGAGCCACCCACCTGCACAGTGGGGAAGAGCTCGTGTGCAAG gtGTTTGATGTCAGTCGATACCAAGAGTCCTTGGCTGCTTACTTTGTGCTGGGCACCCATGAGCATATTAACCAGATAGTGGAGATCCTTCTGGGGGATGCGCGAGCGTACGTGTTCTTCGAGAGCAGCCATGGCGACATGCACTCTTTCGTCCGCACTTGCAAGAAGCTGCGAGAGGAAGAGGCTGCCAGACTCTTCCATCAGATAGCATCAGCTGTGGCGCACTGCCACGACAACGGCCTGGTCCTCAGAGACCTCAAGCTGAGGAAGTTCGTCTTTAAGAACGAGGACAG GAGCCTTGTAAAGTTGGAGAGTTTGGAGGATACTTACCTCCTAGAAGGAGGTGATGATTCGCTCTCGGACAAACACGGCTGTCCAGCGTACGTCAGTCCAGAAATCCTCAATGCAAATGGCAGCTATTCGGGTAAGGCGGCGGACGTGTGGAGCTTGGGCGTGATGCTCTACACCATCCTGGTGGGCCGCTACCCGTTCCACGACGTAGAGCCCAGCTCGCTGTTCAGCAAAATCCGCCGCGGCCAGTTCAGCATCCCCGAGACGCTAACACCCAAGGCGCGATGCCTCATCCGTAGCATCCTGCGGCGAGAACCAGCCGAACGCCTCACCTCCCGAGAGATCCTGGACCATCCCTGGTTCTCGGCCTCCGGCGGTTCGGCAAGCCACGGAAGAGGCGAGCGAGAGTTGGACCAAATGGTGCCAGAGGCCAACATGGAAGAAGAACTAGAGCAGTTCTTCAGCTGA